The following are encoded together in the Marinitoga litoralis genome:
- the prfB gene encoding peptide chain release factor 2, which yields MLDYEVKVKIEELREKFKNLQNLFDIEKTNNRIIELENEMTNPDFWNDQKRAEKISREVQHLKNERDEFNTLQALFEDLDVAIEFSEEDPGMDDQALEILKEIEKKVKEFELAMLLSGKYDSNNVFLTIHPGAGGTESHDWADMLLRMYTRWAEKNNYKIDIIDYLPGDEAGIKSVTVKINGSFVYGKLKYESGVHRLVRVSPFDAANRRHTSFASVSVTPELDEDIDIEIKPDDLKIDTYRSGGAGGQHVNKTDSAVRITHLPTGIVVACQNERSQHQNKATAMQILKARLFELEMQKKMEEKLKLMGDMKDISWGNQIRSYVLYPYKMVKDHRTNYETSNADAVLDGDLDGFIEAELLYFAKLNKED from the coding sequence ATGTTAGATTATGAAGTAAAAGTAAAAATTGAAGAGTTAAGAGAAAAATTTAAAAACCTTCAAAATCTTTTTGATATAGAAAAAACAAATAATAGAATAATTGAACTTGAAAATGAAATGACAAATCCAGACTTTTGGAATGATCAAAAAAGGGCTGAAAAAATTTCTAGAGAAGTTCAACATTTAAAAAATGAAAGAGATGAATTTAATACTCTTCAGGCTCTTTTTGAAGATCTTGATGTAGCAATAGAATTTTCGGAAGAAGATCCTGGTATGGATGATCAAGCTTTGGAAATTTTAAAGGAAATAGAAAAAAAAGTTAAAGAATTTGAGTTAGCTATGTTATTATCTGGGAAATATGATTCAAATAATGTCTTTTTAACTATTCACCCAGGTGCTGGCGGAACTGAATCACATGATTGGGCAGATATGCTATTAAGAATGTACACTAGATGGGCTGAAAAAAATAATTATAAGATAGATATAATAGATTATTTACCCGGTGATGAAGCTGGTATTAAAAGCGTTACTGTAAAAATTAATGGTTCTTTTGTATATGGAAAATTAAAATATGAATCTGGCGTTCACAGATTAGTTAGAGTTTCACCATTTGATGCTGCTAACAGAAGACATACATCATTTGCTTCTGTATCTGTTACCCCAGAATTAGATGAAGATATTGATATAGAAATTAAACCAGATGATTTGAAAATTGATACATACAGATCTGGTGGTGCCGGAGGGCAACATGTTAATAAGACGGATTCTGCTGTTAGAATTACTCATTTACCTACGGGTATTGTAGTTGCTTGTCAAAATGAAAGATCACAACATCAAAATAAAGCAACTGCTATGCAAATTTTAAAAGCAAGATTATTTGAACTTGAAATGCAAAAGAAAATGGAAGAAAAATTAAAATTAATGGGAGACATGAAAGATATATCTTGGGGTAATCAAATTAGATCATATGTATTATATCCATATAAAATGGTTAAAGATCATAGGACAAATTACGAAACTTCAAATGCCGATGCTGTTTTAGATGGAGATTTAGATGGATTTATTGAAGCTGAATTATTATATTTTGCAAAATTAAATAAAGAAGATTAA
- a CDS encoding tetrahydrofolate dehydrogenase/cyclohydrolase catalytic domain-containing protein: MKDLIQDKLFDIKYIIEKFDKPIFEKNIELFEKNNIKPSLVCILTSDDPGSISYAKGIKGICKSYNIEFILDKINTKEELKEKIRYYNNNDKIHGIIVMYPTPFGNDTHFMNLVSIEKDVEGLNHEYMGYLVQHEFYNDNENLRKLIIPPTAKGILYVLKRNYMVYEKYFSNYGRYPENLKENPFKLEGKKVVVINDSLAVGRSLALMLLNENASVRVCQKYTDYNDILKFVSFSDIIVSAVPSDEFTIPTKYLPERSIVFDISFEGNFEYPEVFERVYKISPKWNMVEKGNRINDMTLHRLISNLFYLINRKLPKEDLIELKEFENSIFD, from the coding sequence GTGAAGGATTTAATTCAAGATAAATTATTTGATATTAAATATATAATAGAAAAATTTGATAAACCTATATTTGAGAAAAATATAGAATTATTCGAAAAAAACAATATTAAACCTAGTTTAGTGTGTATTCTAACCTCAGACGATCCAGGAAGTATTTCATATGCTAAAGGTATAAAAGGAATTTGCAAGTCATACAATATAGAGTTTATATTAGATAAGATAAATACAAAAGAAGAATTGAAAGAGAAAATAAGATATTATAATAATAATGATAAAATTCATGGGATAATTGTTATGTATCCTACACCCTTTGGGAATGATACCCATTTCATGAATTTAGTATCAATTGAAAAAGATGTAGAAGGATTAAATCATGAGTACATGGGTTATTTAGTCCAACATGAATTTTATAATGACAATGAAAATTTAAGAAAATTAATAATTCCACCTACAGCTAAGGGCATATTATATGTATTAAAAAGAAATTATATGGTGTATGAAAAATACTTTAGTAATTATGGAAGATATCCCGAGAATTTAAAAGAAAATCCATTTAAATTAGAAGGAAAGAAAGTAGTTGTAATAAATGATTCGTTAGCGGTGGGAAGGTCTTTAGCATTGATGCTGCTTAATGAAAATGCAAGTGTGCGTGTATGTCAAAAATATACAGATTATAATGATATATTAAAATTTGTTTCTTTTTCAGATATAATAGTATCAGCAGTTCCTTCTGATGAATTTACAATACCAACAAAATATTTACCCGAAAGATCTATTGTATTTGATATATCTTTTGAAGGGAATTTTGAATATCCAGAAGTGTTTGAAAGGGTATATAAAATATCTCCAAAATGGAATATGGTTGAAAAAGGAAATAGAATAAATGATATGACATTACATAGATTAATTTCAAATTTATTTTATTTAATAAATAGGAAACTTCCAAAAGAAGATTTAATTGAATTAAAAGAATTTGAAAATAGCATATTTGATTAA
- a CDS encoding DUF1292 domain-containing protein, with translation MERLEFFTITGEDGNEYNFMFVEELKIDGERYWICYEAFKEDNSEDIILGDTVAFKVNEEKGEIFLDAVEDDKELEKVEEEWKKVMEDVDIDENEDFIILDGNDEIVDDEQEN, from the coding sequence ATGGAAAGATTAGAATTTTTTACAATTACAGGTGAAGATGGAAATGAATACAATTTTATGTTTGTTGAAGAATTGAAAATTGATGGAGAAAGATATTGGATTTGTTATGAAGCATTTAAAGAAGATAATAGCGAAGATATAATTTTAGGGGATACAGTAGCATTTAAAGTAAATGAGGAAAAGGGAGAAATATTCCTAGATGCTGTAGAAGACGACAAAGAATTAGAAAAAGTAGAAGAAGAATGGAAAAAAGTAATGGAAGATGTTGATATTGATGAAAATGAAGATTTTATTATTCTTGATGGCAATGATGAAATAGTTGATGACGAACAAGAAAATTAA
- the smc gene encoding chromosome segregation protein SMC translates to MNLLELRIKGFKSFAKNTILNLDSNIVSIVGPNGSGKSNIVDAIRWLLGEQSSKQIRISEKNDVIFSGSDKYPPAKKAEVYIKIRDDEGKIRTIGKILTADGNNIYKIDNRTARLKDIFDIIGGAGVGKSFYSIISQDQVRELVSASSDQIRNIIEDAAGIKTYLDKKEIALKMLQQTKENLERLNDVLYEVEKRVRSLSNRASRAKKHVEYNEELKSIGVKYFGSKSLSIDKKIKEIENSIIENKEKIKSYLSESFEVERLYKELKKEIEEKEEQLSVYGEKIENFRQRLKSYEEMKSRLENEINDLNSKIVEKDWEKKKLEEDLQKNEKRFDEVNDLLSKYENEINKYIEEIKVIEKEKKEIENSISEEMNKLTELKEEIKKKNNYLKDAENRKNKLINELADKEERLKFLNNEKDNLEKNISELEEHLKKLESELDTITKKEEKLNTEIYQKKNKVDTLHNELNNTYNYLQKLNHDKDLTERKIQNLSLQITEYEGFSYAIKKLFEAFYNDDNLVDVVLNLIDVPEELETAITMVAGYRLQNVVVKNSKNVSSYINYLKAERAGRVTFLPLDLISTKFRRYTELETEPGFYGYIVDLINYKQEYKKAIEYVFGNAIVVDSLKTALNIKNNYKNISLTISTTDGEIINTSGAITGGISKENNSTLLLTRKRELQTLNEHLNELNDEISEYEEKLKIVEYEYKKELLELRKLEEKLNEIKYNRLNGANSYKDFKNNYESSKKRLNEIISRVDSYEERKDEIHFELKELENNIENAKSKIVSLEYEINELEKSNKSTHDELRLKIAKLDELNLYKNSINEKIDSYRFEHTQIKSEIRTINNTIESINNILIELKSDINRKKLDLEDYEKEIKAMNDEIEDAFKMMRMSREGKSEKFDELEKYEQKKNELKDKIDDLKNLSHELDLEIQNLKHEKDFLIEKARNIGILLDDFQYEKLSEAEILALERRIEDIKKALKQLGSVDLGVLDEYEMVKKELDDRQKQKEDILQSIKTIQEGIDKIDNEAEEKYLYTFNLVNEKFAQFIKELFVGGDGVLKMVGEGKAFEKGVEISVKKPGRNFQKLQLFSGGEKALITSAFLFALMNVNPSPFYLLDEIDAPLDDVNAAKLAKLIKNHAEKTQFMIITHNKLMMEIGEIFHGITMRHGVSQVVPVDFKFLEKLEQK, encoded by the coding sequence TTGAATCTATTAGAATTGCGAATCAAAGGATTCAAAAGTTTTGCTAAAAATACAATTTTAAATTTAGACTCAAATATTGTAAGTATAGTCGGACCTAATGGGTCCGGAAAATCTAATATTGTAGACGCAATTAGATGGTTATTAGGCGAACAATCATCAAAACAAATAAGAATCTCTGAAAAAAATGACGTTATTTTTAGTGGTTCAGATAAATATCCACCCGCTAAAAAAGCAGAGGTGTATATAAAAATTCGTGATGATGAAGGAAAAATTAGAACTATAGGAAAAATCTTAACTGCCGATGGAAACAATATTTATAAAATTGACAACAGAACAGCAAGATTAAAAGATATTTTTGATATTATCGGAGGTGCTGGAGTAGGTAAATCTTTCTATTCCATTATATCTCAAGATCAAGTTAGAGAATTAGTATCTGCATCTTCTGACCAAATTAGAAATATAATAGAAGATGCTGCTGGAATAAAAACATATTTAGATAAAAAAGAAATTGCTTTAAAAATGCTACAACAAACAAAGGAAAATCTAGAAAGATTAAACGATGTATTATATGAAGTTGAAAAAAGAGTTAGATCTCTTTCTAATAGAGCTTCTAGAGCAAAAAAACATGTTGAATATAATGAAGAATTAAAAAGTATAGGGGTTAAATATTTTGGTTCAAAAAGTCTTTCTATTGATAAAAAAATAAAAGAAATTGAAAATTCTATAATTGAAAATAAGGAAAAGATTAAATCGTACTTATCCGAAAGTTTTGAAGTGGAAAGGTTGTACAAAGAATTAAAAAAAGAAATTGAAGAAAAAGAAGAACAACTATCAGTATATGGTGAAAAAATTGAAAATTTCAGACAACGCTTAAAATCATATGAGGAAATGAAATCACGTTTAGAAAATGAAATTAATGATTTAAATTCAAAAATAGTTGAAAAAGATTGGGAAAAGAAAAAATTAGAAGAAGACTTACAAAAAAATGAAAAAAGATTTGATGAAGTAAATGATTTACTAAGTAAATACGAAAATGAAATTAACAAATATATTGAAGAAATAAAAGTTATCGAAAAAGAAAAAAAAGAAATTGAAAATTCTATTTCTGAAGAAATGAATAAACTAACCGAATTAAAGGAAGAAATAAAAAAGAAAAATAATTATCTAAAAGACGCTGAAAACAGAAAGAATAAATTAATCAATGAATTGGCTGATAAAGAAGAAAGATTGAAATTTTTAAATAATGAAAAGGATAATCTTGAAAAAAATATTTCTGAATTAGAAGAACATCTAAAAAAATTAGAATCGGAATTAGATACTATAACAAAAAAAGAAGAAAAGTTAAATACCGAAATTTATCAAAAGAAAAACAAAGTAGATACCCTACATAATGAACTAAATAATACCTATAACTATTTACAAAAATTAAATCATGATAAAGATTTAACAGAAAGAAAAATACAAAATTTATCATTACAAATAACTGAATATGAGGGTTTTTCGTATGCAATTAAAAAATTATTTGAAGCATTCTATAATGATGATAATTTAGTTGATGTTGTTTTAAATTTAATTGATGTTCCAGAAGAATTGGAAACTGCTATTACTATGGTTGCTGGTTATAGACTTCAAAATGTAGTAGTAAAAAACTCAAAAAATGTTTCTTCATATATTAATTACTTAAAAGCTGAGAGAGCTGGAAGAGTAACTTTTTTACCGCTTGATTTAATATCAACAAAATTTAGAAGATATACCGAATTAGAAACCGAACCTGGATTCTATGGTTATATAGTGGATCTAATAAATTATAAACAGGAATATAAAAAAGCAATAGAATATGTTTTCGGAAATGCAATTGTAGTAGACTCATTAAAAACCGCTTTAAATATCAAGAATAATTATAAAAATATATCTTTAACTATTTCTACAACAGATGGAGAAATCATAAATACTTCTGGTGCAATTACTGGAGGTATTTCAAAAGAAAATAATTCAACATTACTTTTAACAAGAAAAAGGGAATTACAAACATTAAATGAACATTTAAATGAACTAAATGATGAAATATCAGAATATGAAGAAAAACTTAAAATTGTTGAATATGAATACAAAAAAGAATTATTAGAATTAAGAAAATTAGAAGAGAAATTAAATGAAATTAAATATAATAGATTAAATGGTGCTAATTCATATAAAGATTTTAAAAACAATTATGAATCTTCTAAAAAACGTCTAAATGAGATAATTAGCAGAGTAGATTCATATGAAGAAAGAAAAGATGAAATACATTTTGAGCTAAAGGAATTAGAAAATAATATAGAAAATGCCAAATCAAAAATAGTATCTTTGGAATATGAAATAAATGAATTAGAAAAGAGCAATAAAAGTACTCATGACGAATTGCGTTTAAAAATTGCAAAATTAGATGAATTAAATTTATACAAAAATTCTATTAACGAAAAAATTGATTCATATAGGTTTGAACATACGCAAATAAAGAGTGAAATAAGAACTATTAATAATACTATAGAATCTATAAATAATATTTTAATTGAATTAAAATCTGATATAAATAGAAAAAAATTAGATTTAGAAGATTATGAAAAAGAAATAAAAGCTATGAATGACGAAATTGAAGATGCTTTCAAAATGATGAGAATGAGCAGAGAAGGTAAATCTGAAAAATTTGATGAATTAGAAAAGTATGAACAAAAGAAAAATGAATTAAAGGATAAAATTGATGATTTAAAAAATTTATCCCATGAATTAGATTTAGAAATACAAAATTTAAAACATGAAAAAGATTTTTTAATTGAAAAAGCTAGAAATATAGGAATATTACTAGACGATTTTCAATATGAAAAATTAAGCGAAGCTGAAATATTAGCCTTAGAAAGAAGAATTGAAGATATTAAAAAAGCGTTAAAACAATTAGGTAGTGTTGATTTAGGTGTGTTAGATGAATATGAAATGGTAAAAAAAGAATTGGACGATAGACAAAAACAAAAAGAAGATATATTACAATCAATAAAAACCATTCAAGAAGGTATTGACAAAATAGATAACGAAGCTGAAGAAAAATATTTGTACACATTTAATCTTGTAAATGAAAAATTTGCTCAATTCATAAAAGAACTATTTGTAGGTGGAGACGGAGTTTTAAAAATGGTCGGCGAAGGAAAAGCATTCGAAAAAGGGGTTGAAATATCAGTAAAAAAACCAGGAAGAAATTTTCAAAAATTACAATTGTTTTCGGGTGGAGAAAAAGCATTGATAACTTCAGCATTTTTATTCGCTTTAATGAATGTTAATCCAAGTCCATTTTATTTATTAGATGAAATTGATGCACCACTAGATGATGTTAATGCTGCAAAATTAGCTAAATTAATAAAAAATCATGCTGAAAAAACACAGTTTATGATAATTACTCATAACAAATTAATGATGGAAATAGGAGAAATATTCCATGGTATTACTATGAGACACGGTGTTTCGCAAGTTGTTCCAGTTGACTTTAAATTTTTAGAAAAATTAGAACAAAAATAA
- a CDS encoding FAD binding domain-containing protein — translation MITFSYDYVKPKNLEEALDILDQENVYPILGGTDLIVKMRAGVIKPNLIVDLKNIDELFHVDFSKEHGLTFGAGLKLNVLIEEFDYVREYYPTLYQGIRVVGGYQTRNRGTVVGNICNASPASDTAPALLTYNAELNLVSKSGERTVKITEFFKGPGKTVLEKGEIVKSIHIPFEGESIGRYYKISRIKAVDLATIGMALTIIDPEGARDIRVALASVAPTPIRLFEAEEFIKGKELTMENVEQFAQIIQDSVNPITDARGTAEYRKRMAKILPIKLLREMNMIKEGL, via the coding sequence ATGATTACTTTTTCCTATGATTATGTTAAACCCAAAAACCTTGAAGAAGCGTTAGACATATTAGATCAAGAAAATGTTTATCCTATTTTAGGAGGAACTGATTTAATTGTAAAAATGAGAGCTGGTGTAATCAAACCCAATTTAATAGTAGACTTGAAAAACATTGACGAGCTTTTTCATGTTGACTTTTCAAAGGAACATGGGTTAACCTTTGGTGCTGGGTTAAAGTTGAATGTTTTAATTGAAGAATTTGATTATGTAAGAGAGTATTATCCAACATTATACCAAGGCATTCGTGTTGTTGGAGGTTATCAAACCAGGAATAGAGGTACTGTTGTAGGTAATATTTGTAATGCTTCACCTGCATCCGATACAGCTCCAGCATTATTGACTTATAATGCTGAATTAAACCTTGTTTCTAAAAGCGGAGAACGAACTGTAAAAATTACTGAATTTTTTAAGGGGCCTGGAAAAACAGTATTAGAAAAAGGAGAAATTGTAAAATCTATTCATATTCCTTTTGAAGGAGAAAGTATAGGAAGATATTATAAAATTTCAAGAATTAAAGCTGTTGATTTGGCAACAATAGGTATGGCTTTAACAATCATTGATCCTGAAGGAGCTAGAGACATTAGAGTTGCACTTGCATCAGTAGCTCCTACTCCTATAAGACTTTTTGAAGCGGAAGAATTTATTAAAGGTAAAGAATTAACCATGGAAAATGTAGAACAATTTGCTCAAATTATCCAAGATAGCGTTAATCCTATAACAGATGCTAGAGGAACAGCAGAATATAGAAAGAGAATGGCTAAAATATTACCTATTAAATTATTAAGAGAAATGAATATGATAAAGGAGGGATTATAA
- a CDS encoding (2Fe-2S)-binding protein, translating to MKITFTVNNENVEVDVKPNETLLDVLREKLYLTGAKEGCGNGECGACTVIYNGRPVNSCLILAPEADGSVIETVEGLTKDNKLHPVQEAFVEANAFQCGYCTPGFIMSTKAMLEKIPNPTKDVIVERLAGNLCRCTGYTVILDAVKLAAQKMGGAE from the coding sequence ATGAAAATTACTTTTACCGTAAATAATGAAAATGTAGAAGTGGATGTAAAACCAAATGAAACCCTCCTCGATGTATTAAGAGAAAAATTATATTTAACAGGTGCTAAAGAAGGTTGCGGTAATGGGGAATGTGGTGCTTGTACTGTAATATATAATGGGCGACCTGTTAATTCATGTTTAATATTAGCACCCGAAGCCGATGGATCTGTCATTGAAACTGTTGAAGGTTTAACAAAAGATAATAAATTACATCCCGTTCAAGAAGCTTTTGTTGAAGCAAATGCATTTCAATGTGGATATTGTACTCCTGGTTTTATTATGTCAACTAAAGCTATGTTAGAAAAAATACCAAATCCTACAAAAGATGTAATCGTTGAAAGACTAGCTGGAAATTTATGTAGGTGTACAGGTTATACTGTAATTTTAGATGCAGTAAAATTAGCTGCCCAGAAAATGGGAGGTGCAGAATAA
- a CDS encoding xanthine dehydrogenase family protein molybdopterin-binding subunit, with the protein MKYKYQSPIKFEYVGKPMNRVDAIEKVTGQAKYVTDMFFPNMLHAAIKKSPIPHGIIKKIDTSKAEKLPGVRAIVTGKDVPYRQGIYLVDRPIITPDRVRYVGEPVAAVAADSLDIARQAVELIEVEYEELPVIQDPREAMKGDVLIHPDLANYDKLPLYNIEPEKNVFHHHKTRKGDVEKGFAEADIIVEKEYSLPQMYHAPLEPHGAIAFWDYNEKLTVYSSAQSPFTLRNLIAHAFKLPRHKVRVIAPYVGGGFGAKAGINMEGIVIALSEKLKGRYIKLIYTREEDIRAVVRQGMYAKIKTGVKKDGTITAMEATLIFDGGAYAEYGTNVVRAAGYTLPGSIYVPNLKTDSYGVYTNHFLGGAFRGFGHGELHWATERNLDEVAQVLGMDPVELRLKNLLKPGLTNSMGQTIHHDTGDPEACLKKAAELIEYGKKTEPSGPRKVRGKGLATLVKAPAMPTNAGSAVIIKFHEDATVTLQASIQEIGQGFNTAVVQMAADALHISPDKIHFVTPNDTDVNPYEWQTVASRALWTVGNALYRAAEDALNQIKNIASQVLGVAPHNLEVEDDRVFVKYRPEKFILLKDVVMGYTYPDGHAIGGPVIGRGSFVPEMLTNLDLETGQGNAAAEWTFGAQGAEVEIDLDTGELKIIQLVGVFDAGTIINPITAGGQVVGGMIQGMGPAIFEGIKYNEKGYPLTVSFTDYKIPTIADIPDDIKYDFVQTFEESSPFGAKGVGEHPMISVPPAIASAIYDAIGVNLRELPLTADKILNALDKKN; encoded by the coding sequence ATGAAATATAAATATCAATCACCAATTAAATTTGAATATGTAGGAAAACCCATGAATAGAGTAGACGCAATTGAAAAAGTAACTGGCCAAGCAAAATATGTAACAGACATGTTCTTCCCAAATATGTTACACGCTGCTATAAAAAAGAGTCCTATACCTCATGGAATAATTAAAAAAATTGATACTTCAAAGGCTGAAAAATTACCAGGTGTTAGAGCTATTGTTACTGGTAAAGATGTTCCATATAGACAAGGTATATATTTAGTAGATAGACCAATTATAACTCCTGATAGAGTTAGATATGTTGGAGAACCAGTTGCTGCTGTTGCTGCAGATTCATTGGATATCGCACGACAAGCTGTTGAATTAATAGAAGTTGAATATGAAGAACTTCCTGTAATTCAAGATCCTAGAGAAGCAATGAAAGGTGATGTTTTAATACATCCTGATTTAGCTAATTACGATAAATTACCTTTATATAATATTGAACCAGAAAAAAACGTTTTCCATCATCATAAAACCAGAAAAGGTGATGTTGAAAAAGGTTTTGCAGAGGCTGATATTATAGTAGAAAAAGAATATTCATTACCTCAAATGTACCACGCTCCACTAGAACCTCATGGTGCTATAGCTTTTTGGGACTATAATGAAAAATTAACAGTATACTCTTCTGCTCAATCTCCTTTCACTTTAAGAAATTTAATAGCTCATGCTTTTAAACTACCAAGACATAAAGTTAGAGTTATTGCTCCTTATGTTGGTGGAGGGTTTGGCGCTAAAGCTGGAATTAATATGGAAGGTATTGTAATTGCTTTATCTGAAAAATTAAAAGGAAGATATATTAAATTAATATATACAAGGGAAGAAGATATTAGAGCTGTTGTTAGACAAGGTATGTATGCAAAAATTAAAACCGGCGTAAAAAAAGATGGAACTATAACTGCTATGGAAGCTACCCTAATTTTTGATGGTGGTGCTTATGCTGAATATGGAACAAATGTAGTTAGAGCCGCTGGTTATACATTACCAGGTTCAATATATGTTCCTAATTTAAAAACTGATTCATATGGTGTATATACAAACCATTTCTTAGGGGGAGCATTTAGAGGATTTGGTCATGGAGAACTTCATTGGGCAACAGAAAGAAATCTTGATGAAGTCGCTCAAGTATTAGGAATGGATCCAGTTGAACTACGTCTAAAAAACTTACTTAAACCAGGTTTAACGAATTCAATGGGACAAACAATTCATCATGATACTGGAGATCCCGAAGCTTGTTTGAAAAAAGCTGCTGAATTAATAGAATATGGCAAAAAAACAGAACCTAGTGGTCCTAGAAAAGTAAGAGGTAAAGGATTAGCTACTTTAGTAAAAGCTCCAGCTATGCCAACAAATGCGGGGTCTGCTGTAATTATAAAATTCCATGAAGATGCAACTGTTACCTTACAAGCAAGTATACAAGAAATTGGTCAAGGATTTAATACAGCTGTTGTTCAAATGGCTGCTGATGCTCTTCATATTTCACCAGATAAAATACATTTTGTAACTCCTAATGATACAGATGTAAATCCATATGAGTGGCAAACTGTTGCATCAAGAGCATTATGGACAGTAGGTAATGCATTATATAGAGCTGCTGAGGATGCTTTAAATCAAATAAAAAATATTGCTTCTCAAGTTCTAGGTGTTGCTCCACATAACTTAGAAGTTGAAGATGACAGAGTGTTCGTTAAATATAGACCAGAAAAATTTATATTACTAAAAGATGTTGTAATGGGTTATACATATCCTGATGGACATGCTATAGGTGGACCAGTTATTGGTAGAGGTAGTTTTGTTCCTGAAATGCTTACAAATCTTGATTTGGAAACTGGCCAAGGAAATGCCGCAGCTGAGTGGACTTTTGGTGCACAAGGTGCAGAAGTTGAAATAGACCTTGATACTGGTGAATTAAAAATAATTCAATTAGTCGGTGTTTTTGATGCTGGAACTATTATTAATCCTATTACAGCAGGAGGACAAGTTGTGGGTGGAATGATTCAAGGTATGGGACCTGCAATTTTTGAAGGCATTAAATATAACGAAAAAGGATATCCTTTAACTGTATCATTTACTGATTATAAAATACCTACTATAGCTGATATACCAGATGATATTAAATATGATTTTGTTCAAACTTTTGAAGAATCATCACCATTTGGTGCTAAAGGTGTAGGAGAACATCCTATGATCTCAGTACCTCCAGCTATTGCATCTGCTATTTATGATGCCATAGGTGTAAATCTTAGAGAGTTACCTTTAACTGCAGATAAAATATTAAATGCTTTAGATAAAAAAAATTAA